Proteins encoded together in one Otariodibacter oris window:
- a CDS encoding class I SAM-dependent methyltransferase → MKKEEIKQHFLARLGKVRLRPGGKIATDWLIANGDFNKNKKVLEVACHTANMSITIAKNYGCHIISTDVDDSMLDKARKNIAENKVSELIEVQNASPSTLPFPDNHFDVVINEAMLTMLSNEDKKEVVSEYYRVLKPNGLLLTHDVLLNVEENEAETVVSQLCEAIDAEVSPLSKSAWKSLFLDQKFRNIETFTGELNLLSPKDWIQDEGVVGTIKIVGNALKAENREHLKKLFQTFNDPENKLGFIVLCSQK, encoded by the coding sequence ATGAAAAAAGAAGAAATTAAACAACACTTCTTAGCTCGTCTAGGAAAAGTGCGTTTACGCCCTGGTGGAAAAATTGCAACAGATTGGCTTATCGCCAATGGTGACTTCAATAAGAATAAAAAAGTCCTCGAAGTCGCTTGCCATACTGCAAATATGTCTATCACTATTGCTAAAAATTATGGTTGTCATATCATCAGTACTGATGTTGATGACTCAATGTTAGATAAAGCACGCAAAAATATTGCAGAAAATAAAGTCAGTGAATTAATTGAAGTACAAAATGCTTCGCCAAGTACATTACCTTTCCCAGATAACCACTTTGACGTTGTTATTAATGAGGCAATGTTAACCATGCTATCGAATGAAGATAAAAAAGAAGTAGTCAGTGAATATTATCGTGTACTCAAACCAAACGGATTACTTTTAACTCATGATGTTTTATTAAATGTGGAAGAAAATGAAGCTGAAACAGTGGTATCACAACTTTGTGAAGCGATTGATGCGGAAGTTAGCCCGCTATCAAAATCAGCATGGAAATCTTTGTTCCTAGATCAAAAATTCCGTAATATAGAAACTTTTACTGGAGAGTTAAACTTGCTTTCTCCAAAAGACTGGATTCAAGATGAAGGCGTAGTTGGTACAATAAAAATTGTGGGTAATGCACTCAAAGCAGAAAACAGAGAACATCTTAAAAAATTATTTCAGACCTTTAATGATCCTGAAAATAAACTTGGTTTCATTGTGCTATGTAGCCAAAAATAA
- a CDS encoding acetolactate synthase 3 large subunit → MKKLSGAEMVVQSLRDEGVEYVFGYPGGSVLDVYDAIHTLGGIKHVLVRHEQGAVHMADGYARATGKVGCVLVTSGPGATNAITGIATAYSDSIPLVVFSGQVPSSLIGSDAFQECDMVGISRPVVKHSFLVKNAEDIPEIIKKAFYIASTGRPGPVVIDLPKDVVNPANKFNYHYPKEIKLRSYNPTVQGHKGQIKKALKAILVAKKPVLYVGGGVVIGEASAQVTEFAQKLNLPVTSSLMGLGAYPSTDKQFLGMLGMHGTYEANTTMHESDLIIGVGVRFDDRTTNNLEKYCPNARVIHIDVDPTSISKTVPAYIPIVGSAKNVFEEFLALLDDENLLKSQSDLTAWWDEIQPWRDRQCLRFEKGEVIKPQEVIQTIYKLTKGDAYIASDVGQHQMFAALYYPFDKPRRWINSGGLGTMGFGLPAAIGVKFAYPKETVVCVTGDGSIQMNIQELSTAKQYDTPVVIVNLNNRFLGMVKQWQDIIYAGRHSQSYMNSLPDFVKLAEAYGHVGIQITKPEELEDKLKEAFSIKDKLVFVDVLVDETEHVYPMQIRGGSMKDMMLNKTERTDA, encoded by the coding sequence ATGAAAAAACTTTCTGGTGCAGAAATGGTAGTGCAATCCTTGCGTGATGAAGGCGTTGAGTACGTTTTTGGTTACCCGGGTGGTTCTGTTCTTGATGTCTATGATGCAATTCACACGTTAGGTGGGATAAAACATGTGTTAGTGCGTCATGAACAAGGTGCTGTACATATGGCAGATGGCTATGCTCGAGCGACAGGTAAAGTGGGATGTGTGTTAGTTACATCGGGACCAGGCGCAACAAATGCCATTACAGGTATTGCAACTGCCTATTCTGATTCTATTCCTCTTGTGGTGTTTTCTGGGCAAGTACCATCTAGTTTAATTGGTTCAGACGCATTTCAGGAATGTGATATGGTGGGAATTTCACGTCCTGTTGTAAAACACAGTTTCTTAGTCAAAAATGCAGAAGATATTCCTGAAATCATCAAAAAAGCCTTTTATATTGCATCAACAGGCAGACCCGGACCTGTCGTAATTGATTTACCGAAAGATGTGGTGAATCCAGCGAATAAATTTAATTATCACTACCCTAAAGAGATTAAATTACGATCTTATAATCCAACGGTACAAGGTCATAAAGGACAGATAAAAAAAGCCTTAAAAGCGATTTTAGTGGCGAAAAAACCTGTGCTATATGTGGGGGGCGGAGTTGTTATTGGGGAAGCAAGTGCACAAGTGACTGAATTTGCCCAAAAACTAAACCTACCTGTAACAAGTTCCCTAATGGGTCTTGGTGCTTATCCAAGTACAGACAAACAATTTTTAGGCATGCTTGGTATGCATGGAACTTATGAAGCCAATACTACGATGCATGAGAGTGACTTGATTATTGGGGTTGGTGTGCGTTTTGATGATCGGACAACAAATAATCTTGAGAAATATTGTCCAAATGCAAGAGTGATTCATATTGATGTGGATCCAACCTCAATTTCCAAAACAGTGCCTGCTTATATTCCAATAGTCGGTAGTGCGAAAAATGTTTTTGAGGAATTCTTAGCCTTATTAGATGATGAGAATTTGTTAAAAAGCCAATCAGATCTGACCGCTTGGTGGGATGAAATTCAGCCTTGGAGAGATCGTCAGTGCTTGCGTTTTGAGAAAGGAGAGGTAATCAAACCTCAAGAAGTAATTCAAACCATCTATAAATTGACTAAAGGTGATGCTTATATTGCATCTGATGTAGGGCAACACCAAATGTTTGCCGCATTATACTACCCTTTTGATAAACCTCGTCGTTGGATCAATTCTGGTGGATTAGGTACGATGGGATTCGGCTTACCTGCTGCGATTGGGGTGAAATTTGCCTATCCAAAAGAAACCGTAGTATGCGTAACGGGCGATGGCAGTATTCAAATGAATATTCAAGAGCTTTCTACTGCGAAACAATATGATACACCTGTGGTGATTGTTAATCTTAACAATAGATTTTTAGGGATGGTAAAACAGTGGCAAGATATTATTTACGCAGGTCGTCATTCTCAATCTTATATGAATTCATTACCTGATTTTGTGAAATTGGCAGAGGCTTATGGGCATGTTGGTATTCAAATTACCAAACCTGAAGAGCTAGAAGATAAGCTTAAAGAAGCTTTCTCAATTAAAGATAAACTGGTCTTTGTTGATGTGCTAGTTGATGAAACCGAACACGTTTACCCAATGCAAATTCGTGGCGGTTCAATGAAAGATATGATGCTTAATAAAACGGAGAGAACAGATGCGTAG
- the ilvN gene encoding acetolactate synthase small subunit, producing MRRTLSVLLENESGALSRVVGLFSQRGFNIESLTVAPTDDGSLSRMTIVAKGDEAVLEQIEKQLHKLVDVFKVMNLSHHEHVEREVLLIKAHASGSTRDELKRMVDIFRGQIVDITPKQYTIQLSGTSEKLNAFIEAVKAETTIIEIVRSGVISLSRGDKNCL from the coding sequence ATGCGTAGAACATTATCAGTATTATTAGAAAATGAATCCGGTGCTTTATCTCGTGTTGTAGGGCTGTTTTCTCAACGAGGATTCAATATCGAAAGCTTAACTGTTGCCCCAACGGATGACGGCAGTTTATCCCGCATGACAATCGTTGCAAAAGGGGATGAAGCCGTTTTAGAGCAAATCGAAAAACAATTACATAAACTTGTTGATGTCTTTAAAGTGATGAATTTAAGTCATCATGAACATGTCGAACGAGAAGTTCTATTAATTAAAGCACATGCTTCTGGTAGCACTCGTGATGAGCTTAAACGGATGGTAGATATTTTTAGAGGACAAATTGTTGATATTACGCCTAAACAATATACAATCCAGCTCTCAGGAACAAGTGAAAAACTCAATGCCTTTATTGAGGCGGTAAAAGCAGAAACAACGATTATCGAGATAGTACGATCTGGAGTAATTAGTTTATCTCGAGGAGACAAGAACTGCTTGTAA